In Acidobacteriota bacterium, one DNA window encodes the following:
- a CDS encoding DinB family protein: MKISELLLQDFDAEISNTRRTLERVPEGKNDWKCHDKSMELGRLAIHCATLPLFGSYIILDDGMDMANSKRPHFPMEFTTREAALKQLDECAKACREAIAAASDETLSAKWRFSFGEHLISELPRSTTFRMMCFNHLIHHTAQLGVYLRLNDLPVPALYGPSADEQWAAE; this comes from the coding sequence ATGAAAATCTCTGAGCTTCTTCTTCAGGACTTCGACGCCGAAATTTCGAACACACGCCGCACTCTGGAGCGTGTCCCCGAGGGGAAGAACGATTGGAAGTGTCACGACAAATCGATGGAGCTGGGCAGACTGGCCATACACTGCGCGACGCTGCCGCTGTTTGGTTCCTACATCATCCTGGACGATGGCATGGACATGGCGAATTCAAAACGTCCTCATTTCCCCATGGAGTTCACGACACGCGAGGCGGCGTTGAAGCAGCTCGACGAGTGCGCGAAGGCCTGCCGCGAGGCCATCGCTGCCGCGTCGGATGAAACGTTATCGGCGAAGTGGAGGTTCAGCTTTGGAGAGCACCTGATCTCGGAGTTGCCGCGCTCGACGACCTTCCGCATGATGTGCTTCAACCACCTGATTCACCACACGGCGCAGCTTGGGGTTTATCTGCGGCTGAACGATCTTCCTGTGCCCGCGCTGTATGGCCCTTCGGCTGACGAGCAGTGGGCGGCGGAGTAA